In a single window of the Prevotella melaninogenica genome:
- a CDS encoding aminoacyl-histidine dipeptidase: protein MSEIRNLKPEGLWRNFDDLTQVPRPSGLPEKVQKFLLDFAARVGVESYVDAGGNVVMRKPATPGFENRKTVLLQAHMDMVPQKAPDSNHNFETDPIVTHIVDGWVYANNTTLGADDGIGVAAIMAIMEDKTLKHGVVEALITRDEETGMYGVNEMPSGELQSDILMNLDSESWGKFVIGSAGGVDITSTLEYKEVENDEEAAVKVTLKGFRGGHSGLEINEGRANANKEMVRFVRNAVTELDARLACWEGGNMRNAIPFKAEVVLALPQENVAALKEMVARQKALIEDEFKGIEPNVEFFVEDVEKPATLVPVDIQDNLIDAIYACHNGVLRMIPSYPNVVETSSNLAIIHIEPTKATIMILARSSREDMRDYISTQLESCFNMAGMKTVFSGQYGGWDPNPDSEILNLLKKVYKEQNGVEGIVQVDHAGLECSVILGKYPGMDVVSLGPTLRSPHTAKERLEIATVEPFWKLLVQTLEEIPVK from the coding sequence ATGAGTGAAATCAGAAATCTTAAGCCAGAAGGCCTTTGGAGAAACTTTGATGATCTGACACAGGTTCCACGTCCTTCTGGATTGCCAGAGAAAGTTCAGAAATTCTTGTTAGACTTTGCAGCAAGGGTAGGTGTTGAATCATACGTAGATGCTGGTGGCAATGTTGTAATGCGCAAGCCTGCTACACCGGGATTTGAAAACCGTAAGACAGTTCTGTTGCAGGCGCACATGGACATGGTTCCACAGAAGGCTCCAGATAGTAATCATAACTTTGAGACTGATCCAATCGTGACACATATTGTGGATGGATGGGTATATGCGAATAATACAACCCTTGGTGCTGACGATGGTATCGGCGTTGCTGCTATCATGGCTATCATGGAGGATAAGACGTTGAAGCACGGTGTTGTAGAGGCGTTGATTACTCGTGATGAGGAGACTGGTATGTATGGTGTCAACGAGATGCCAAGCGGTGAGTTGCAGAGTGATATCCTTATGAATCTTGACTCTGAGTCATGGGGTAAGTTTGTGATTGGTTCTGCAGGTGGTGTTGACATTACTTCTACCTTAGAGTATAAGGAAGTTGAGAACGATGAGGAAGCTGCTGTTAAGGTAACTTTGAAGGGTTTCCGTGGTGGTCACTCTGGTCTCGAAATCAATGAGGGACGTGCTAATGCTAATAAGGAGATGGTTCGTTTCGTTCGTAATGCTGTTACCGAACTCGATGCACGCTTAGCTTGTTGGGAAGGTGGTAATATGCGTAATGCTATTCCATTCAAGGCAGAGGTTGTTTTGGCTTTGCCACAGGAGAATGTAGCTGCTTTGAAGGAAATGGTTGCTCGCCAGAAGGCACTTATCGAAGATGAGTTTAAGGGTATTGAGCCAAATGTTGAGTTCTTCGTAGAGGATGTTGAGAAGCCAGCTACACTCGTTCCTGTCGATATTCAGGACAACCTTATTGATGCTATCTACGCTTGTCACAATGGTGTTTTGCGTATGATTCCATCTTATCCAAACGTTGTTGAGACTTCGTCAAACCTTGCAATTATACATATTGAGCCAACTAAGGCAACGATTATGATTCTTGCTCGTTCAAGCCGTGAGGACATGAGAGATTATATCTCTACTCAGTTGGAAAGCTGCTTCAATATGGCTGGTATGAAGACAGTCTTCAGTGGTCAATATGGTGGTTGGGATCCAAATCCTGATAGTGAAATCCTTAACCTCTTGAAGAAGGTTTATAAGGAGCAGAATGGTGTAGAGGGTATTGTGCAGGTAGACCACGCTGGTCTTGAATGTTCAGTCATTCTCGGTAAGTATCCAGGTATGGATGTTGTTAGTCTTGGCCCAACTCTCCGCAGTCCACATACAGCGAAGGAGCGTCTTGAGATAGCAACTGTTGAGCCATTCTGGAAGCTACTCGTTCAGACTTTAGAGGAGATTCCTGTTAAGTAG
- a CDS encoding lysylphosphatidylglycerol synthase transmembrane domain-containing protein: MRTKKLFNNTVKIALPLLLGSAILYWMYRGFDFSSIKHVLLHEMNWTWMILSLPFGILAQAFRGWRWKQSLEPIGEHPRASVCVNSIFLSYAVSLLIPRIGEFARCGVLNRYDKVAFPKAIGTVVTERAVDTLIVLLISATAFLMQIRVFTNFFSRTGTRIDDIFGMFSPTGWLVTAICGVASIILFYYVFRHLAFYKKVKEMLGGIWQGISSLRKVKNIPLFIFYSLAIWGSYFLHYYLTFYCFDATANLGLSCALVSFVVGSVAVIVPTPNGAGPWHFAVKTMLILYGVADNQALYFVLIVHTIQTLLVILLGVYAWISLSFTKTPVSLGGPTELTRPAKSR; this comes from the coding sequence ATGAGGACGAAGAAACTGTTCAACAATACTGTAAAGATTGCATTGCCGTTACTACTTGGAAGTGCAATCCTATATTGGATGTATAGGGGATTCGACTTCTCCAGTATCAAACATGTACTTCTACATGAAATGAACTGGACTTGGATGATTCTCTCTCTCCCTTTCGGCATACTGGCGCAGGCTTTTCGTGGGTGGAGATGGAAGCAGAGTCTTGAGCCCATCGGTGAGCATCCACGCGCATCGGTTTGTGTTAACTCTATCTTCCTTTCTTATGCTGTTAGCCTGCTTATACCCCGAATTGGTGAGTTTGCTCGTTGTGGAGTGTTGAATAGGTATGATAAGGTTGCCTTTCCAAAAGCTATTGGTACAGTAGTAACCGAGCGCGCAGTAGACACGCTTATCGTATTACTTATCAGTGCCACAGCCTTTTTGATGCAGATAAGAGTTTTCACGAACTTCTTTTCAAGGACGGGTACACGTATTGATGATATCTTCGGAATGTTCTCACCAACGGGTTGGCTGGTAACGGCTATCTGTGGTGTTGCATCTATTATCCTCTTCTATTATGTATTTCGTCATCTTGCTTTCTACAAGAAAGTGAAGGAGATGTTAGGTGGTATATGGCAGGGAATAAGCTCTTTGCGTAAAGTTAAGAATATTCCTTTGTTTATCTTCTACAGTCTGGCAATATGGGGAAGTTACTTCCTTCATTATTACTTGACATTCTATTGCTTTGATGCAACAGCAAACCTTGGTCTTTCTTGTGCGCTTGTTAGCTTTGTCGTTGGCTCGGTAGCTGTTATTGTACCAACGCCTAACGGAGCAGGACCATGGCACTTTGCAGTCAAGACAATGCTGATACTTTATGGAGTGGCAGACAATCAGGCTCTCTATTTCGTACTGATTGTACATACCATTCAGACCTTGCTGGTGATTCTTTTAGGTGTTTACGCATGGATATCACTGAGTTTCACTAAGACACCAGTGTCTTTGGGTGGTCCAACTGAGCTCACTCGCCCTGCAAAGTCAAGGTAG
- the rsmA gene encoding 16S rRNA (adenine(1518)-N(6)/adenine(1519)-N(6))-dimethyltransferase RsmA: MKLVKPKKNLGQHFLTDLSIARQIADTVDACPDIPVLEIGPGMGVLTQYLVEKPREVKAVEIDSESVAFLYEKFPKLRENILGQDFLLMDLNEIFDGKQFVLTGNYPYDISSQIFFKMLDYKDLIPCCTGMIQREVAQRMAAAPGSKTYGILSVLIQAWYDVEYLFTVDENVFNPPPKVKSAVIRMTRNEVTDIGCDEKLFKRVVKTVFNQRRKMLRVSLRQIFNMGKPADGFYEQDIMTKRPEQLSIPQFVELTNMVEEQLANYQQ, from the coding sequence ATGAAATTAGTCAAGCCAAAGAAGAATTTGGGTCAGCACTTCCTCACTGACTTAAGCATAGCTCGTCAGATTGCTGACACCGTTGATGCCTGTCCAGATATCCCAGTGTTAGAGATTGGACCGGGTATGGGTGTCCTTACTCAATATCTTGTTGAGAAGCCACGTGAAGTGAAAGCGGTAGAGATAGACTCGGAAAGTGTTGCCTTTCTCTACGAGAAGTTCCCAAAGTTACGTGAGAATATTCTTGGACAAGACTTCCTCCTCATGGATTTAAATGAAATCTTTGATGGCAAGCAATTTGTACTGACAGGAAACTACCCTTATGACATCTCGTCGCAAATCTTCTTTAAGATGCTTGATTACAAGGACCTTATTCCTTGCTGCACAGGTATGATACAACGTGAGGTTGCACAGCGTATGGCTGCTGCTCCAGGCTCAAAGACATACGGTATCTTATCGGTATTGATACAGGCTTGGTACGATGTTGAATATCTTTTCACAGTTGACGAAAACGTCTTCAACCCACCTCCAAAGGTTAAGAGTGCCGTTATCCGTATGACTCGCAACGAAGTGACGGATATCGGTTGTGATGAAAAACTCTTCAAACGTGTGGTAAAGACCGTATTCAACCAGCGTCGAAAGATGTTACGTGTGAGCCTTCGACAAATATTTAACATGGGTAAACCTGCTGATGGTTTCTATGAGCAGGACATCATGACCAAACGTCCAGAGCAATTATCAATACCGCAGTTTGTTGAACTAACAAATATGGTTGAAGAACAATTAGCTAATTATCAACAATAA
- a CDS encoding GAF domain-containing protein yields MTRKEQYEQLIPQIAGLIKNETNLVGILANVSAALHEAFPERFFWVGFYLQENGNMLRLGPFQGSVACYVIPFGKGVCGKAWEEGRTLIVPDVEKFPGHIACSSLSRSEIVVPMYDTSHTFRGVLDIDSTQLNNFNEDDKEGLERIIELLMAETQDLFQ; encoded by the coding sequence ATGACAAGAAAAGAGCAGTATGAGCAACTAATACCACAGATTGCAGGGCTTATCAAGAACGAAACAAACCTTGTAGGCATCTTAGCAAACGTGTCAGCAGCCTTACACGAAGCCTTCCCTGAACGTTTCTTTTGGGTGGGCTTTTATCTCCAAGAGAATGGAAATATGTTGAGATTAGGTCCTTTTCAGGGGTCAGTAGCCTGTTACGTCATCCCATTCGGTAAGGGTGTCTGTGGAAAGGCATGGGAAGAAGGACGCACCCTCATTGTTCCTGATGTAGAGAAATTCCCTGGACACATTGCTTGTAGTAGTCTTTCACGCAGTGAGATTGTAGTTCCAATGTATGATACCTCACATACTTTCCGTGGTGTACTCGACATTGATAGCACCCAGCTCAACAACTTCAACGAAGACGACAAAGAAGGTTTGGAACGTATCATCGAACTACTAATGGCAGAAACACAAGACCTCTTTCAATAG
- the frr gene encoding ribosome recycling factor, producing the protein MLDVKQTLNDASERMEMATMYLNDELQRIRAGRANVAILDGVRVESYGSKVPLNQVASVMVPDARTIAIKPWDKKAIRDIEKAIMDSDVGITPENNGELIRLNLPQPTEERRRDLVKQCNKIGERTKVEIRNVRSDIKEKLKKAIKDGLSEDNEKDAEESLQKIHDKFIKQVETLLEDKQKEIMTV; encoded by the coding sequence ATGTTAGACGTTAAGCAGACATTAAATGATGCCAGTGAGCGCATGGAAATGGCAACAATGTATCTCAATGATGAGTTGCAGCGCATCCGTGCTGGCCGTGCAAACGTAGCCATCCTCGATGGTGTACGAGTAGAATCTTATGGTTCAAAGGTTCCTTTGAATCAGGTTGCCTCAGTCATGGTGCCTGACGCACGTACCATCGCTATCAAGCCATGGGACAAAAAAGCTATCCGCGATATTGAAAAAGCTATCATGGACTCAGATGTTGGTATCACACCAGAGAACAATGGTGAGCTGATTCGTCTGAACTTGCCTCAGCCAACAGAGGAGCGTCGTCGCGACTTGGTAAAGCAGTGTAACAAGATTGGCGAGCGCACAAAGGTTGAAATTCGCAATGTTCGTTCTGACATCAAGGAGAAACTGAAGAAAGCTATCAAGGACGGTCTTTCTGAAGATAACGAGAAGGATGCTGAAGAGAGCTTGCAGAAGATTCATGACAAGTTCATTAAGCAGGTTGAAACACTGTTAGAGGATAAGCAGAAGGAGATTATGACCGTTTAA
- the rsgA gene encoding ribosome small subunit-dependent GTPase A, with protein sequence MRGLVIKNTGSWYTVKTEEGKTIDSKIKGNFRLKGIRSTNPVAVGDHVVITPNQEGTAFITEIEDRRNYIIRKSPNLSKQSHIIAANIDQAFLIVTTNYPETSTTFIDRFLASAEAYRIPVTLVFNKHDLLDEDELRYQHAVMNLYETIGYQCIEIQASAEPDNEFSVEKMKPLLSGKVTLLSGNSGVGKSTIINALLPHVNLRTAEISDVHNTGMHTTTFSEMLELPMGGYLIDTPGIKGFGTFDIEREELTSYFREIFKFSEHCKFSNCTHTHEPGCAVRKAIEEHYIAESRYNSYLSMLEDKEENKYREAF encoded by the coding sequence ATGCGCGGCTTAGTAATAAAGAACACTGGTAGCTGGTACACGGTAAAGACCGAGGAAGGCAAGACAATAGATAGCAAGATTAAGGGCAATTTCCGTTTGAAAGGAATTCGCTCTACTAATCCTGTGGCTGTTGGTGACCACGTTGTCATCACACCTAATCAGGAGGGAACGGCTTTCATCACTGAGATAGAAGACCGTAGGAATTATATTATCCGAAAGTCACCTAACCTCTCCAAGCAGAGCCATATCATTGCTGCTAACATCGACCAAGCGTTCTTGATTGTCACAACTAACTACCCAGAGACATCTACTACATTCATCGATCGCTTCCTTGCCAGTGCCGAAGCTTACCGCATTCCAGTAACACTCGTCTTTAATAAACACGACTTGCTCGATGAGGATGAATTGCGTTACCAGCATGCTGTAATGAACCTCTATGAAACCATCGGTTATCAGTGTATAGAGATACAAGCAAGTGCAGAGCCTGACAATGAGTTTAGCGTAGAGAAAATGAAGCCGTTGCTGTCAGGAAAAGTAACTCTTTTAAGTGGTAACAGTGGCGTAGGAAAATCAACGATTATCAATGCTCTCCTACCCCATGTCAACCTCCGTACGGCTGAGATTTCTGATGTACATAACACGGGTATGCACACTACTACATTCAGCGAGATGCTGGAGTTACCAATGGGGGGATATCTTATTGACACACCAGGAATCAAAGGTTTCGGTACCTTTGATATAGAACGTGAAGAGTTGACAAGCTATTTCCGTGAGATATTTAAGTTCTCCGAGCACTGCAAATTCTCTAATTGTACCCACACGCATGAGCCAGGCTGCGCAGTAAGAAAGGCTATCGAAGAACATTATATCGCTGAGAGCCGATACAATAGTTACCTTTCAATGCTCGAAGATAAGGAAGAAAATAAATATCGTGAGGCTTTTTAG
- a CDS encoding HAD family hydrolase, producing MSSQSQQNISSLVGTSLSVPKVVLFDMDGILYDSMPNHGVAWQRAMKEFGIHFTLEDSYATEGARGVDTIRKYAKAQLGKELSEEEAQRMYDVKAAYFHEMPEAKIFDGVIDLMQKIKESGLKIGIVTGSAQLPLIERVTRDFGDFVSADQITTAYDVKRGKPNPDPYLMGLQKAGNYSPTEGIVVENAPLGVHAGAAAGCYTVAINSGPLADSVLLNEGADILFPTIREFADNWERILDSLSKR from the coding sequence ATGTCGTCTCAATCTCAGCAAAATATTTCCTCTCTTGTAGGGACTTCTTTGAGCGTTCCTAAAGTCGTTCTCTTTGATATGGACGGTATTCTTTATGATTCAATGCCCAATCACGGTGTTGCGTGGCAGCGTGCTATGAAGGAGTTTGGTATTCACTTCACGCTCGAAGATTCATACGCAACAGAAGGTGCGCGTGGTGTAGATACTATCCGTAAGTATGCTAAGGCGCAACTCGGTAAGGAACTGAGTGAGGAGGAGGCTCAACGGATGTATGATGTGAAGGCTGCTTATTTCCACGAGATGCCTGAGGCAAAGATTTTCGATGGAGTGATAGACCTTATGCAAAAGATTAAGGAGAGCGGATTAAAGATTGGTATTGTGACAGGAAGTGCACAGCTCCCATTGATAGAGCGTGTCACCCGTGATTTTGGCGACTTTGTTTCTGCTGACCAGATAACGACAGCTTACGATGTGAAGCGTGGTAAGCCGAACCCTGATCCTTATCTGATGGGATTGCAAAAGGCTGGTAATTATTCACCAACAGAAGGTATTGTCGTTGAGAATGCACCTCTCGGTGTTCATGCTGGGGCGGCAGCAGGCTGTTATACGGTGGCTATCAATAGCGGTCCGTTGGCTGATTCAGTACTCTTGAATGAAGGGGCAGACATTCTTTTTCCAACTATTCGTGAGTTCGCTGATAACTGGGAACGTATCTTGGATAGTCTTTCAAAACGCTGA
- a CDS encoding glucose-6-phosphate isomerase, which translates to MESIKLDITKAAQFLNPGAVEAYAPHVAAAQDALEKATCPGNDFLGWLHLPSSITPEFLGEIQAVANTLREKCEVVVVAGIGGSYLGARAVIEALGNSFAWLVNDKKNPTILFAGNNIGEDYLAELTDYLKDKKFGVINISKSGTTTETALAFRLLKKQCEDQLGKEAAKDVIVAITDEHKGAARAAATKEGYKTFIIPDNVGGRFSVLTPVGLLPIAVAGFDVQKLVEGAQVMEKETSADVPFANNIAARYAAVRQGLYSQAGKKIEIVANFQPKLHFFAEWWKQLYGESEGKDRKGIFPAACDFTTDLHSMGQWIQEGERSIFETVISVEEPNAKVLFPHDEENLDGLNFLAGKRVDEVNKMAELGTRLAHVDGGVPNIRVSVPTLNEYYLGQLIYFFEKACGISGLIQEVNPFNQPGVEAYKKNMFALLNKPGYEAESKAIQERLTKE; encoded by the coding sequence ATGGAAAGTATTAAGTTAGACATCACGAAAGCCGCCCAGTTCTTGAATCCGGGCGCAGTAGAGGCTTATGCTCCTCACGTTGCTGCAGCTCAAGACGCTTTGGAGAAAGCTACTTGTCCTGGTAATGACTTCCTTGGTTGGTTGCATTTGCCATCAAGTATTACTCCTGAGTTCCTTGGCGAGATTCAGGCGGTTGCCAATACACTCCGTGAGAAGTGTGAGGTGGTTGTCGTTGCTGGCATCGGTGGTTCTTACCTCGGTGCTCGCGCTGTCATCGAAGCATTGGGTAACAGCTTTGCTTGGCTTGTAAATGATAAGAAGAACCCAACGATTCTCTTTGCAGGTAACAATATTGGTGAGGATTACCTCGCTGAGTTGACAGACTACCTAAAGGATAAGAAGTTTGGTGTTATCAATATATCTAAGTCTGGTACAACAACAGAGACTGCACTTGCATTCCGTCTTTTGAAGAAGCAGTGTGAGGATCAGTTGGGTAAGGAGGCTGCAAAGGATGTTATCGTTGCTATCACTGACGAGCATAAGGGTGCTGCACGTGCTGCTGCAACGAAGGAAGGTTACAAGACATTTATCATTCCTGACAATGTTGGTGGTCGTTTCTCTGTGCTTACTCCAGTAGGTTTGTTGCCAATCGCAGTCGCAGGTTTCGATGTTCAGAAGCTTGTTGAGGGTGCACAGGTAATGGAGAAAGAGACATCTGCTGACGTTCCTTTCGCAAACAACATTGCTGCACGCTATGCTGCTGTTCGTCAGGGTCTCTACTCACAGGCAGGTAAGAAGATTGAGATTGTTGCTAACTTCCAGCCAAAGCTTCACTTCTTTGCTGAGTGGTGGAAGCAGCTCTACGGTGAGAGCGAAGGTAAGGATCGCAAGGGTATTTTCCCTGCAGCTTGTGACTTCACAACCGACCTTCACTCAATGGGTCAGTGGATTCAGGAAGGTGAGCGTTCAATCTTCGAGACAGTTATCTCTGTTGAGGAGCCAAATGCTAAGGTACTCTTCCCACATGATGAGGAGAATCTTGATGGCTTGAACTTCCTCGCTGGAAAGCGTGTTGATGAGGTTAACAAGATGGCAGAGCTCGGTACACGTTTGGCTCACGTTGATGGTGGTGTCCCTAACATCCGTGTCAGCGTTCCTACATTGAACGAGTACTACCTCGGTCAGCTCATCTACTTCTTCGAGAAGGCTTGTGGTATCAGTGGTCTTATTCAGGAAGTGAATCCTTTCAATCAGCCAGGTGTTGAGGCTTACAAAAAGAATATGTTTGCGCTTCTTAATAAGCCAGGTTACGAGGCTGAGAGTAAAGCGATTCAGGAAAGACTGACTAAAGAATAA
- a CDS encoding NAD(P)H-dependent glycerol-3-phosphate dehydrogenase yields MFDVGKIAIIGSGSWATAIAKIVVEHTHHIGWYFRRDDKIEEFKRRGHNPSYLTSVKFNMNEVMLSSDINKIVQEYDTLVFVTPSPYLKALLKKLKTKLNTKLILTAIKGIVPDENLVCSEYFHEAYGVPYDNLAVIGGPSHAEEVAMERLTYLTVGCSDLEKARAFTEVLTSNYVKTKTSPDVLGIEYASVLKNVYAISAGICSGLKYGDNFQAVLMSNAMQEMERFLNTINPIQRSIIDSVYLGDQLVTGYSKFSRNHTFGTMIGKGYSVKSAQIEMEMIAEGYFGTKCMKEINRRLHVNMPILDAVYNILYERISPQIEIKLLTDSFR; encoded by the coding sequence ATGTTCGATGTTGGTAAAATAGCAATCATTGGAAGCGGTAGCTGGGCAACGGCTATCGCTAAGATTGTTGTGGAGCATACGCATCATATCGGTTGGTACTTCCGACGCGATGATAAGATAGAGGAGTTTAAGCGCAGAGGACACAATCCATCTTACCTCACAAGTGTAAAGTTTAACATGAATGAGGTGATGCTCTCTTCGGATATCAATAAGATTGTGCAGGAGTATGACACTCTGGTGTTTGTAACTCCTTCTCCTTATCTGAAAGCTTTACTGAAGAAACTGAAGACAAAGCTCAATACTAAGCTAATCCTAACGGCTATCAAGGGTATTGTTCCTGATGAGAACCTTGTTTGTTCAGAGTATTTTCATGAGGCATACGGCGTTCCATACGATAATCTTGCTGTTATTGGTGGACCGTCTCATGCGGAAGAAGTGGCAATGGAACGACTCACCTATCTTACTGTTGGCTGTTCAGACCTTGAGAAAGCACGTGCATTTACGGAGGTGTTAACATCAAACTATGTCAAGACTAAGACCTCTCCTGATGTTCTCGGTATTGAGTATGCTTCTGTCTTGAAGAACGTTTATGCTATTTCTGCTGGTATTTGTTCTGGCTTGAAGTATGGTGATAACTTTCAAGCAGTATTGATGTCGAATGCAATGCAGGAGATGGAACGATTCCTCAATACAATTAATCCGATTCAACGGTCCATCATTGACAGTGTATATCTTGGTGACCAGTTGGTGACGGGATATAGTAAATTCTCTCGTAACCATACCTTTGGAACGATGATTGGAAAGGGATACAGCGTGAAATCGGCACAGATTGAGATGGAAATGATAGCTGAAGGATATTTTGGTACAAAGTGTATGAAAGAGATTAATCGTCGTCTACACGTAAATATGCCAATCCTCGATGCTGTCTATAACATCCTCTATGAGCGTATCAGCCCACAAATAGAAATTAAATTATTAACAGATTCATTCAGATAA
- the lysS gene encoding lysine--tRNA ligase, giving the protein MNVLELSEQEIGRRQSLQELREMGIDPYPAAEFPTNAYSTDIKEQFKEDEQREVVIAGRMMGRRVMGKASFAELQDSKGRIQVYITRDDICPGEDKEFYNKVFKKLLDIGDFIGVKGEVFKTQMGEISVHAKEITVLSKSLKPLPVVKYKDGEVYDKFEDPEQRYRQRYVDLVVNEGVKDTFLKRATVLRTMRQFFDEAGYTEVETPTLQSIAGGASARPFITHFNALNVDMYMRIATELYLKRLIVGGFEGVYEIGKNFRNEGMDRFHNPEFTCMELYVQYKDYNWMMSFTEKLLEKICIEVNGKPEVQVGDKVISFKAPFRRLPILDAIKEKTGFDLNGKTEEEIRHIAVNELKLEEIDESFGKGKLIDEIFGEFCEGTYIQPTFITDYPVEMSPLTKMHRSKPGLTERFELMVNGKELANAYSELNDPIDQEERFVEQMRLADKGDDEAMIIDQDFLRSLQYGMPPTSGIGIGIDRLVMLMTGKEYIQEVLLFPQMKPEPKIPQSSVKEWAELGVAENWVYVLRKAGFNLISDIRDEKAQGLQQKLGDINKKYKLGYEKPSVDDIQQWIDGAKEK; this is encoded by the coding sequence ATGAACGTTTTAGAATTATCTGAGCAGGAAATTGGTCGCCGCCAAAGCCTGCAGGAATTGCGTGAGATGGGTATTGATCCCTATCCAGCAGCAGAGTTTCCAACGAATGCTTACTCTACTGATATTAAAGAGCAGTTCAAAGAGGACGAACAGCGTGAGGTTGTAATCGCTGGTCGTATGATGGGACGCCGTGTTATGGGCAAGGCTTCCTTCGCAGAGTTACAGGATAGCAAGGGTAGAATTCAGGTTTATATCACTCGTGACGACATCTGTCCGGGTGAGGATAAAGAATTTTATAATAAGGTTTTCAAGAAGTTGCTTGATATTGGTGACTTCATTGGAGTAAAGGGTGAAGTGTTCAAGACACAGATGGGAGAAATCTCTGTTCATGCTAAAGAGATTACCGTTTTGTCTAAGAGCTTGAAGCCACTGCCTGTTGTTAAGTATAAGGACGGCGAGGTATACGATAAGTTTGAAGACCCAGAGCAGCGTTATCGTCAGCGTTATGTTGACCTCGTTGTAAACGAAGGTGTGAAAGATACTTTCTTGAAGCGTGCAACCGTACTGCGCACTATGCGCCAGTTCTTCGATGAGGCTGGTTATACTGAGGTTGAAACTCCAACCTTGCAGAGTATTGCTGGTGGTGCAAGTGCACGTCCATTTATCACCCATTTTAATGCCCTCAACGTCGATATGTACATGCGTATCGCAACAGAGCTTTATTTGAAGCGTCTGATTGTTGGTGGTTTCGAGGGTGTTTATGAAATCGGTAAGAACTTCCGTAACGAAGGTATGGACCGTTTCCATAATCCAGAGTTTACTTGTATGGAACTTTATGTACAATACAAGGACTACAACTGGATGATGTCTTTCACAGAGAAACTTCTTGAGAAGATTTGTATAGAGGTAAATGGTAAGCCAGAGGTACAGGTTGGTGACAAGGTTATCAGCTTTAAGGCTCCATTCCGTCGTCTGCCTATCCTCGATGCAATCAAGGAGAAGACAGGCTTCGATCTCAATGGTAAGACAGAGGAGGAAATCCGCCATATCGCTGTTAACGAGTTGAAGTTAGAAGAGATTGACGAAAGCTTCGGTAAGGGTAAGCTCATTGATGAAATCTTCGGTGAGTTCTGTGAGGGTACATATATCCAACCAACCTTCATCACTGACTATCCAGTTGAGATGTCACCACTGACCAAGATGCACCGTTCTAAGCCAGGACTGACAGAGCGTTTTGAGTTGATGGTAAATGGTAAGGAGTTGGCTAATGCTTATTCTGAGCTGAATGACCCAATTGATCAGGAAGAACGTTTCGTTGAACAGATGCGTTTGGCAGACAAGGGCGACGATGAGGCGATGATTATCGATCAGGACTTCCTCCGCTCTTTGCAGTATGGTATGCCTCCAACCTCTGGTATCGGTATTGGTATTGACCGTTTGGTAATGCTGATGACTGGTAAGGAATACATCCAGGAAGTATTGCTCTTCCCACAGATGAAGCCAGAACCAAAGATCCCACAGTCTTCCGTTAAGGAATGGGCTGAGCTTGGCGTTGCTGAAAACTGGGTATATGTTTTGCGTAAGGCAGGCTTCAACCTCATTTCTGATATCAGAGACGAGAAGGCTCAGGGCTTGCAGCAGAAGCTCGGAGATATCAACAAGAAGTACAAACTCGGTTATGAGAAGCCTTCTGTTGACGATATTCAGCAGTGGATTGACGGAGCTAAAGAAAAGTAA
- a CDS encoding PaaI family thioesterase — MNVENIIKSIHQEDGLSRTLGMEFISTPEDDTLKARMAVDDRNKQPFGFLAGGASLALAENLAGIGSMALCPGKMAMGINVHGNHVKAMPYGGTVTAYGKLIHKGHTLHVWNIDIKNGEDELISSVQVTNYVIAPQEK; from the coding sequence ATGAACGTAGAAAACATCATAAAAAGTATTCATCAGGAAGACGGACTAAGCCGTACACTCGGTATGGAATTTATCTCTACACCCGAGGACGACACATTGAAGGCAAGAATGGCGGTCGACGACCGTAACAAACAGCCTTTTGGCTTCCTCGCAGGAGGTGCTTCTTTGGCTCTTGCAGAGAATCTTGCTGGTATCGGTTCGATGGCATTATGCCCCGGAAAGATGGCAATGGGCATCAATGTACATGGCAATCACGTCAAGGCTATGCCATACGGTGGAACTGTCACGGCTTACGGAAAACTGATTCACAAAGGGCATACGCTACACGTATGGAATATTGATATCAAGAATGGTGAAGACGAACTCATCTCAAGCGTGCAAGTTACCAACTACGTCATAGCCCCACAAGAGAAGTAA